Proteins from one Deltaproteobacteria bacterium genomic window:
- a CDS encoding DUF1932 domain-containing protein, producing MQIKTITLLHPGNMGATVGAAVTGARVLWVSEGRREESRRRAVEAGLVEVATLAEAVRQSDAVLSVCPPHAAEEVARDVADLGFAGLYIDANAVSRETAQRVGAIVSKAGARFVDGGIIGQPVRKPGTTRLYLSGAGAEPVALLFSGGPLDARVIEGGPGAASALKMTYAAWTKGSDALILAVRALAVSEGVEAALLEEWAASQPNAERKSERAAAVAAPKGWRYVGEMEEIAASFESAGLPPGFHKAAAELYQRLAPFKDRTDPGPPVGEVLEVLATRRR from the coding sequence ATGCAGATCAAAACCATCACTCTGCTGCATCCCGGCAACATGGGCGCCACCGTCGGCGCGGCGGTGACGGGCGCCCGTGTGTTGTGGGTTTCCGAGGGGCGGCGGGAGGAGAGCCGGCGCAGGGCGGTGGAGGCCGGGCTGGTCGAGGTGGCGACACTGGCGGAGGCGGTCCGCCAAAGCGACGCGGTTCTTTCCGTGTGCCCGCCCCACGCCGCCGAGGAGGTGGCACGAGACGTGGCGGACCTGGGCTTCGCCGGGCTCTACATCGATGCCAACGCCGTGTCCCGTGAGACCGCGCAACGCGTGGGGGCCATCGTGTCCAAGGCCGGGGCGCGTTTCGTTGACGGCGGCATCATCGGCCAGCCGGTGCGCAAGCCGGGAACCACGCGCCTTTATCTCTCGGGTGCCGGTGCCGAGCCCGTGGCGCTGTTGTTCTCCGGGGGTCCGCTCGACGCCCGGGTCATCGAAGGCGGACCGGGGGCGGCCTCCGCGCTCAAGATGACCTACGCGGCCTGGACCAAGGGCAGCGACGCGCTGATCCTGGCCGTCCGCGCCCTGGCGGTCAGTGAAGGCGTGGAAGCAGCCCTCCTGGAGGAATGGGCGGCGTCGCAGCCCAACGCCGAACGCAAGAGCGAACGCGCGGCCGCGGTGGCGGCGCCCAAGGGCTGGCGTTACGTGGGCGAGATGGAAGAAATCGCCGCCAGCTTCGAATCCGCCGGGCTCCCGCCGGGGTTCCACAAGGCCGCGGCGGAACTCTACCAACGGCTGGCGCCGTTCAAGGACCGCACCGACCCCGGACCCCCGGTCGGGGAAGTCCTGGAGGTTCTGGCCACAAGGAGACGGTAG